A genome region from Colwellia sp. Arc7-D includes the following:
- a CDS encoding LysR family transcriptional regulator, whose protein sequence is MINYLRHMAVFARVVDEGSFRGAAKTLNLAPSRISHTVADLEQYLGVTLLYRTTRKLTLTNEGSNFYKHAIEILKNAEAGLNELNALSEQPIGSLRISLPAFLTTSPISSAIADFSKLYPKVSLSLIFTDHIVDILNESLDLSIRVGWLKDSSMLARKLFESRRILVASKAYVSSRDIPYKPSDIVSWDWISFDIRSNSVEFESEHGEKVTISYHSNLSVNSADALVHFAKKGLGLTYIPEQLVDEAIQSGELVHVLPTWKIKSLGYYAVWPNKSRRENLTLLLVRYLAERLANT, encoded by the coding sequence ATGATAAATTACTTAAGGCATATGGCCGTTTTTGCTAGGGTTGTGGATGAAGGTTCATTTCGCGGGGCAGCTAAAACACTTAATTTAGCACCGTCTCGTATCAGCCATACAGTAGCGGATCTTGAGCAATACTTAGGGGTGACATTATTATATCGAACAACGCGTAAACTCACCCTGACCAATGAGGGCAGTAATTTTTACAAGCATGCTATAGAAATACTGAAAAATGCTGAAGCAGGTTTAAACGAGTTAAATGCACTTTCAGAGCAACCTATTGGCTCACTGCGAATTTCATTACCAGCGTTTTTAACAACGTCGCCTATTTCCAGTGCGATTGCTGATTTTTCTAAACTCTATCCTAAAGTGTCACTTTCATTGATCTTTACTGATCACATAGTAGACATTCTCAATGAATCGTTGGATTTAAGTATCCGTGTTGGTTGGTTAAAAGATAGCTCTATGTTGGCGCGTAAACTGTTTGAAAGTAGGCGAATACTTGTCGCAAGCAAAGCTTATGTTTCATCTCGTGACATCCCGTATAAGCCTTCAGATATAGTAAGCTGGGATTGGATCAGTTTTGATATACGCTCCAACTCAGTTGAATTTGAATCTGAGCACGGTGAGAAAGTGACTATTAGTTACCATTCTAATTTAAGCGTAAACAGCGCAGATGCTTTAGTGCATTTTGCAAAAAAGGGCTTGGGGTTAACCTATATACCTGAGCAACTTGTTGACGAGGCTATTCAGTCAGGGGAGTTAGTTCATGTGCTGCCAACTTGGAAGATTAAGTCGTTAGGGTATTATGCTGTATGGCCAAATAAATCGCGTCGCGAAAATCTAACACTACTTTTAGTGCGCTATTTAGCTGAGCGTTTAGCAAACACGTAA
- a CDS encoding UDP-2,3-diacylglucosamine diphosphatase has translation MSETSHLNNQSALTYFIADLHLAQNRPDITACFLSFLKNEAPKAQVLYILGDLFEYWIGDDDDSPFILQISQAIKALSLLDCKVYFIHGNRDFLLGKRFAKQSGMELLPEVTLIDLYGTPVVIMHGDTLCTCDVGYQAFRKKSRSWWWQAMIKSLPLFVRRKIANNYREQSATATAMKSQDIMDVTESEVILCLEQYQSQILIHGHTHRPAVHDVKANNQHAQRIVLGDWYEQGAWLKVTPTSMDLMDKPFEIKSD, from the coding sequence ATGAGTGAAACCTCTCATTTGAATAATCAATCAGCATTAACTTATTTTATTGCTGATTTACATCTTGCGCAAAACAGGCCTGATATTACGGCCTGTTTTTTATCTTTCTTGAAAAACGAAGCACCAAAAGCACAAGTATTATATATTTTGGGCGACTTATTCGAGTACTGGATTGGCGACGATGATGACAGTCCCTTTATTTTGCAAATTTCTCAGGCGATTAAAGCTTTATCATTGCTCGATTGTAAAGTGTATTTTATACACGGCAATCGCGACTTTTTATTAGGCAAACGCTTTGCCAAGCAATCAGGTATGGAGTTACTACCTGAAGTGACGCTAATAGACTTATATGGCACACCTGTTGTTATTATGCATGGCGATACACTTTGTACATGTGATGTTGGCTATCAAGCTTTTCGTAAAAAATCACGAAGTTGGTGGTGGCAAGCGATGATAAAAAGTTTACCCTTATTTGTTCGACGAAAAATTGCCAATAATTATCGCGAGCAAAGTGCGACAGCGACAGCGATGAAGTCGCAAGACATTATGGATGTTACTGAAAGTGAGGTTATTCTTTGTTTGGAGCAATATCAAAGTCAAATCTTGATTCATGGTCATACTCACAGACCAGCGGTACATGATGTAAAGGCAAATAACCAACATGCTCAGCGAATTGTACTAGGAGACTGGTACGAGCAAGGAGCTTGGTTGAAGGTAACACCAACCTCTATGGATTTAATGGACAAACCTTTTGAAATAAAAAGTGATTAA
- the folD gene encoding bifunctional methylenetetrahydrofolate dehydrogenase/methenyltetrahydrofolate cyclohydrolase FolD, whose protein sequence is MTAALIDGKLIAQQLRLSVKDKVQKRIESGLRAPGLAVILVGSDPASQVYVGSKRKACEEVGFVSRSYDLPPTTTQKELFNLIDELNNDNAIDGILVQLPLPAGLDANLIIEHISPLKDVDGFHPNNVGKLALRQPGLRPCTPKGIMTLIKSTGIDPHGLEAVVVGASNIVGRPMTLELLLAGCTVTTTHRFTKDLETKIRNADLLVVAVGKPEFIPGEWIKAGAIVIDVGINRLDNGKLVGDIGFAKAKESAAYITPVPGGVGPMTVASLIENTLIACEKFHH, encoded by the coding sequence ATGACTGCAGCTCTTATTGACGGTAAGTTGATCGCCCAACAACTACGCCTTTCTGTTAAAGATAAAGTTCAAAAACGTATAGAAAGTGGTTTACGTGCGCCAGGGTTAGCCGTTATTTTAGTAGGTTCAGATCCTGCATCACAAGTATATGTTGGTAGCAAAAGAAAAGCCTGTGAAGAAGTTGGTTTTGTATCTCGTTCTTATGACTTACCTCCAACCACAACACAAAAAGAGCTTTTTAATTTAATCGACGAATTAAATAACGATAATGCTATAGATGGCATTCTTGTACAGTTACCCTTGCCTGCAGGTTTAGATGCCAACTTAATTATTGAACACATTAGCCCATTGAAAGATGTTGATGGCTTTCACCCTAATAATGTCGGCAAGCTAGCATTACGCCAACCGGGTCTTCGTCCTTGCACCCCAAAAGGCATAATGACTCTGATTAAGTCAACGGGAATTGACCCACATGGTCTAGAGGCTGTTGTTGTAGGAGCTTCTAATATTGTTGGCCGACCAATGACTTTAGAACTATTACTAGCAGGTTGTACCGTAACCACAACCCATAGGTTCACTAAAGACTTAGAAACAAAAATAAGAAATGCCGACCTATTAGTTGTTGCTGTCGGCAAGCCTGAGTTTATTCCAGGCGAGTGGATTAAAGCCGGTGCTATAGTGATCGATGTGGGTATTAACCGCCTAGATAACGGTAAACTGGTTGGCGATATTGGTTTTGCTAAAGCAAAAGAAAGTGCCGCTTATATTACTCCAGTTCCAGGGGGAGTTGGGCCTATGACAGTTGCAAGTTTAATCGAAAACACACTGATTGCTTGTGAAAAGTTTCATCATTAA
- a CDS encoding outer membrane beta-barrel protein — protein sequence MNNTKKIVIVSMALTFSASLLAQTEGFYVAGQLGASQQVKDSEPYGNNIAVDDDFPATFDIDNSAVGSLGIGYILDKNIRIEGRIGYRDSDFNATRYGTGTRAGEEYILKGSVESTTFTIEGFYDFTNDSAFTPYIKAGIGLSDNSYSAKLGGSGVAAFDLFDGAADGYYDSYADGDSTKFTWNFGVGVSYELSEQTSIYGEYQYASFGDAMTGQDSFTDGFKIDNLATNEVVIGIRITL from the coding sequence ATGAACAACACCAAAAAAATAGTAATTGTAAGTATGGCACTGACTTTCAGCGCTTCATTATTAGCTCAAACAGAAGGATTTTATGTTGCAGGCCAGTTAGGTGCTAGTCAGCAAGTAAAGGACTCTGAACCTTATGGAAACAATATTGCCGTTGATGACGATTTTCCGGCCACATTTGACATAGACAACAGTGCAGTTGGTAGCTTAGGTATTGGTTACATTTTAGATAAAAACATTCGTATTGAAGGTCGTATTGGCTATCGAGATAGTGACTTTAATGCTACACGCTACGGTACAGGTACACGTGCCGGTGAAGAATATATTCTTAAAGGTAGTGTTGAAAGTACCACCTTCACAATAGAAGGCTTTTACGATTTCACTAACGATAGCGCTTTCACTCCTTATATTAAAGCCGGCATTGGATTGTCAGACAACAGCTACTCAGCAAAACTAGGTGGCTCAGGTGTAGCCGCATTTGACCTATTTGATGGTGCAGCCGATGGCTATTACGATAGCTACGCTGACGGTGACTCTACTAAGTTTACTTGGAACTTCGGTGTTGGTGTTAGTTATGAATTATCAGAGCAAACTTCAATTTATGGCGAATACCAATATGCATCTTTTGGCGATGCAATGACCGGACAAGATTCATTTACTGATGGCTTTAAGA
- a CDS encoding peptidylprolyl isomerase, which produces MITFKTTLGEVKIELDFDNAPVTAKNFQQYAEDGFYNGTIFHRVIKGFMAQGGGFASGMDEKTSRESIQNEANNGLTNARGTLAMARTQEPHSASAQFFINLADNDFLNFKSEDVQGWGYCVFGKVVEGMDIVDKMTLVDTGRMGFHDDVPKEEIIIEETIVA; this is translated from the coding sequence ATGATCACATTTAAAACAACCTTAGGCGAAGTTAAAATTGAATTAGATTTTGATAACGCACCTGTTACGGCAAAAAACTTTCAACAATACGCTGAAGATGGCTTTTATAACGGCACGATTTTTCACCGCGTAATTAAAGGTTTTATGGCGCAAGGCGGTGGATTCGCATCAGGTATGGACGAAAAAACCAGCCGCGAATCAATTCAAAATGAAGCAAATAATGGCTTAACCAATGCTCGTGGCACTTTAGCTATGGCGCGTACGCAAGAACCACATTCAGCTTCAGCACAATTTTTTATCAATTTAGCCGATAACGATTTCCTTAATTTTAAAAGTGAAGATGTGCAAGGCTGGGGTTACTGTGTATTTGGTAAAGTTGTTGAAGGCATGGACATTGTCGATAAAATGACGCTAGTTGATACAGGTCGCATGGGATTTCACGACGATGTTCCAAAAGAAGAAATAATTATTGAAGAAACAATCGTAGCGTAA